One stretch of Thermanaerosceptrum fracticalcis DNA includes these proteins:
- a CDS encoding 3D domain-containing protein — translation MGDIYRTCKQLVRLSLFLSILLIFSITLNIFQTVTLVKMSDRFLEETGNRLEKLENTINEFMTKFDVLFVETTAYAPYDSRGLCNDGDVKTSTGVYPSSYTVAVDPKIFPYGTRFFFPGHGLKIAQDTGAAMRKRTLEVSRGQSSFYLVDMAVKTHQEAVKYGRKIVPVFMWRGAVVHES, via the coding sequence ATGGGTGATATTTACAGAACATGCAAACAGTTGGTGCGCTTATCACTTTTTCTTTCAATTCTCCTTATTTTTTCGATTACCTTAAACATTTTCCAAACCGTAACTTTAGTAAAAATGTCTGACAGGTTTTTAGAAGAAACCGGCAATCGGTTAGAAAAACTCGAAAATACCATCAATGAATTTATGACTAAGTTTGATGTCCTTTTTGTCGAAACCACAGCCTATGCTCCCTACGATTCCAGAGGACTTTGTAATGACGGGGATGTAAAAACTTCTACCGGTGTATATCCCTCCTCCTATACCGTGGCCGTGGATCCGAAAATCTTTCCATACGGAACGAGGTTTTTCTTTCCCGGCCACGGGCTTAAAATAGCCCAAGATACCGGCGCAGCCATGCGCAAAAGGACCCTGGAAGTATCGAGGGGGCAGAGCAGTTTTTACCTGGTTGATATGGCAGTTAAAACTCATCAAGAGGCCGTGAAATATGGCAGGAAGATTGTCCCAGTATTTATGTGGAGGGGTGCCGTTGTACACGAAAGTTGA
- a CDS encoding recombinase family protein has translation MLKAVAYARYSSENQREESISAQISAIQNYCLQKGYTLVDTYIDEAKTATTDRRPAFQKMVQDSAKGLFNIIVVHKRDRIFRDRYDAAFYKRQLKKNGVIIESVLEYLDDSPESIILESVLDGMAEYYSKNLAREVRKGMLENAKAGIHVGGRPPYGLRVNPETQKYEIDPDRYRAVQIYFESVAKGISLNKIAQILNELGYRTQEGRKFTKNSFDGWANNRKYIGEYTWDVSSSKNEDNRRNNHKNKPSEEWIVIPGAIPPIISKELFEKVNEMMKERRHKGAKMKAKVNYLLSGKVYCGHCEKPYNGCAFKSKDNYYTYYACNGKCGNRKIQKEYLEELVIKNLIETCFAPEAMRDIAQRVQELYQEKYNNIENELKPIKKELDNLNKQIDAWTYNLGKGIDNVLLPKIQEAINRKEALEYELKKALIVKAMPEIDEMKIIEVMENKKDLLFSDNDEDRKQIIQEFVDKVIVKHSDGGEFDITLNVRVFNGGGEGS, from the coding sequence ATGCTTAAAGCAGTAGCCTACGCCAGATATAGCTCAGAAAACCAAAGAGAAGAATCTATATCGGCCCAAATATCCGCTATTCAAAACTATTGTTTGCAAAAAGGCTATACCCTTGTTGATACATATATCGATGAAGCAAAAACAGCCACCACGGACAGGCGGCCAGCTTTTCAGAAAATGGTCCAAGATAGCGCCAAGGGGCTTTTCAATATTATCGTCGTCCATAAACGGGATAGAATATTCCGGGACAGGTATGATGCTGCCTTTTACAAACGACAATTAAAGAAAAACGGGGTAATAATAGAAAGCGTTCTTGAATACCTGGACGATTCCCCAGAGTCCATAATCCTTGAATCTGTTCTGGATGGCATGGCCGAATATTATTCAAAAAACTTGGCCAGGGAGGTTAGGAAAGGGATGCTGGAAAACGCCAAAGCTGGTATCCATGTTGGCGGCCGCCCTCCGTATGGATTGCGGGTAAATCCAGAGACCCAAAAATATGAAATCGATCCGGATAGATATCGGGCAGTACAAATATATTTTGAAAGCGTAGCAAAGGGAATAAGTTTGAATAAAATCGCTCAAATATTGAATGAACTAGGATACCGCACACAAGAAGGAAGGAAATTTACTAAAAACAGCTTTGATGGTTGGGCGAATAACCGCAAGTATATTGGAGAATATACCTGGGATGTATCATCTTCTAAAAATGAAGATAACAGAAGGAATAATCATAAAAATAAGCCGTCAGAAGAATGGATAGTTATCCCCGGAGCTATCCCGCCTATAATTTCCAAGGAACTGTTCGAAAAAGTTAATGAAATGATGAAAGAAAGGAGACATAAAGGGGCAAAGATGAAAGCGAAAGTTAATTATTTGTTGAGCGGGAAAGTATACTGTGGACACTGTGAAAAGCCATACAACGGATGTGCTTTTAAAAGCAAAGACAATTATTATACTTATTACGCCTGTAACGGAAAATGCGGCAACAGGAAAATCCAAAAAGAATATCTCGAGGAGCTGGTAATAAAAAATCTCATCGAGACATGCTTTGCGCCAGAAGCCATGCGCGATATCGCCCAAAGAGTCCAAGAACTATATCAGGAAAAATACAATAATATCGAAAATGAACTAAAACCGATAAAAAAAGAACTAGATAATCTAAACAAACAGATTGATGCCTGGACCTATAATTTGGGCAAGGGAATTGACAATGTGCTGCTTCCCAAAATCCAGGAAGCCATCAACAGGAAAGAAGCCCTTGAATATGAACTGAAGAAAGCCTTAATAGTCAAGGCAATGCCGGAAATAGATGAAATGAAAATTATTGAAGTAATGGAAAATAAAAAAGACCTGCTCTTCTCCGATAATGACGAAGATAGAAAGCAGATCATTCAAGAATTTGTTGACAAAGTTATTGTGAAACATTCAGATGGTGGCGAATTTGACATCACCTTGAATGTTAGGGTTTTTAATGGTGGAGGTGAGGGGAGTTGA
- a CDS encoding ImmA/IrrE family metallo-endopeptidase has protein sequence MTFDELCGIVRERIETDSYAALNIYSHVVPLGGEVLAFVYRSKKNNFHIFVNESLSIEIQRKVFIHELYHITFDMPEVGYILGVDKQRSPMEKEADIFSRKIDLKGREYYVF, from the coding sequence ATGACTTTTGACGAGCTTTGTGGCATAGTTCGCGAAAGGATTGAGACAGATTCTTATGCAGCGCTAAATATATATTCCCATGTTGTACCTTTAGGAGGTGAGGTCCTGGCGTTTGTGTATCGATCAAAGAAAAATAATTTTCATATTTTTGTAAATGAATCGCTATCTATTGAAATACAAAGGAAAGTGTTTATCCATGAACTTTATCACATCACTTTTGATATGCCGGAAGTAGGCTATATTCTTGGGGTGGACAAGCAGAGAAGCCCAATGGAAAAAGAGGCGGATATATTTTCAAGAAAAATCGATTTAAAAGGCAGGGAATATTATGTTTTTTAA
- a CDS encoding recombinase RecT: MDLKDKDKLKDRLNNQAEKKNLPAVTVKSLLSNEAVKKRFEEILGAKAAGFIASVINVTNTNRELAACDPHSVVAAAATAATLDLPIDPNLGFAAIIPYDGKEGKKAQFQVQWKGFAQLSIRTGLYSTMHVSEVYEDELASYNPLTGDVTFTDPSTWKHRAAGKTDKIIGYYAFFRLANGFSKGLYMTIAELEAHGKRYSKSYNNPKGMWKKDPHFMYRKTIIKLLLKTWGIMSIDIQRAMKADQAVIYNESLDETGAIEYVDGADGDIQAEYSFSEEESRKFDQELAEQEAGGLFEFDREKEK; encoded by the coding sequence ATGGACCTTAAAGATAAAGACAAGCTGAAAGACAGACTAAATAATCAGGCCGAAAAGAAAAATCTTCCGGCCGTGACGGTGAAATCACTCCTATCGAACGAAGCCGTCAAGAAACGGTTTGAGGAAATTCTAGGGGCTAAGGCTGCCGGGTTTATAGCTTCAGTTATCAATGTCACCAACACGAATAGGGAACTGGCCGCTTGTGACCCTCATTCCGTTGTGGCGGCGGCGGCCACGGCAGCGACGTTGGACCTGCCGATTGACCCGAACCTGGGATTCGCCGCAATAATACCTTATGACGGCAAGGAGGGGAAGAAGGCCCAGTTTCAGGTGCAATGGAAAGGCTTCGCTCAATTGTCCATCCGGACCGGGCTATATTCCACCATGCACGTTTCGGAAGTGTATGAGGACGAGCTGGCCAGCTACAATCCTTTGACAGGCGACGTGACTTTCACAGATCCATCCACTTGGAAACATAGGGCAGCAGGTAAAACGGATAAAATCATAGGATACTATGCCTTTTTCCGCCTTGCAAATGGCTTTTCTAAAGGGCTATACATGACTATCGCTGAACTGGAGGCGCATGGGAAGCGGTACAGCAAGTCATACAACAATCCCAAGGGGATGTGGAAGAAAGACCCGCATTTTATGTATCGTAAAACTATTATCAAGCTCTTGCTCAAGACTTGGGGGATTATGTCTATCGACATCCAGCGCGCCATGAAGGCAGACCAGGCCGTCATATACAACGAAAGCCTGGATGAAACAGGTGCCATCGAATATGTTGACGGGGCAGACGGCGATATTCAGGCCGAATACAGTTTTTCCGAGGAAGAAAGCCGGAAATTTGATCAAGAGCTTGCCGAACAGGAGGCCGGCGGTCTGTTTGAGTTTGACAGGGAGAAAGAGAAATAA
- a CDS encoding AAA family ATPase: MTKISKLQIKGFLGIKELKFEPKHINIIKGANEAGKTSLLEAIEKVIFNKGRRVKYVKAGENEANLYVELDNGLAVERTLREEGSDKVTVTKDGYNAPKPETTLKSLIGTEGFQFNPVDFLQKKDSEQVEILLSLVPMRVNEDQIKGWFGEVAPVNLHLHALQVLKELEKYYYNKRHVANGEVKALKNQIDALFEQLPPGYVAEDWEKVNIGELWKEVAEARDFNARLEKAQEYLEQEEEKKQAVLDKLEALKATTLTEAQRRKDRIQSKAQERKSQILKQIEELQAELVQLQIKTGSDIKDIDKECEVEIARFQEQATAALDKIKEQADICRKLIKQKPIDVSPLEEQAQDAEQMKGYIPIYKDMLRVEREYKEALARAEWLNQAVQKARELPAQLLADIQLPVKGLGIDAEGNVTIDKLPIRNLSDSRKIRLALDIARATCGPLKVICLDRFESLDPVRQQMVYDEIKDDEYQYFITDISRDYDEEGNYVGELRVETL; this comes from the coding sequence ATGACAAAGATTTCTAAGTTGCAAATCAAGGGCTTTCTTGGCATAAAAGAGCTAAAGTTTGAGCCAAAGCATATCAATATCATCAAAGGAGCTAATGAAGCCGGAAAAACTTCACTTTTGGAAGCAATTGAAAAGGTTATCTTCAACAAAGGACGCAGGGTTAAGTACGTGAAGGCCGGCGAGAATGAGGCCAATTTATACGTTGAGCTAGATAATGGCCTTGCTGTGGAAAGGACTTTGCGGGAAGAGGGCAGCGATAAAGTGACCGTCACTAAGGATGGTTACAATGCGCCCAAGCCTGAGACAACCCTTAAATCTTTGATAGGGACCGAGGGCTTTCAGTTTAACCCTGTTGATTTTCTCCAAAAGAAGGATTCTGAACAGGTTGAGATTCTTCTTTCCCTGGTTCCTATGAGGGTAAACGAGGATCAGATAAAAGGATGGTTTGGCGAAGTCGCTCCGGTCAATCTTCATCTCCATGCGCTCCAGGTACTCAAAGAGCTGGAAAAGTACTACTACAACAAGAGGCACGTTGCCAACGGGGAAGTAAAGGCCCTCAAAAACCAGATTGATGCACTCTTTGAACAGTTGCCTCCTGGATATGTTGCCGAGGATTGGGAAAAGGTCAATATCGGGGAACTTTGGAAAGAGGTCGCAGAAGCACGGGATTTCAACGCGCGTCTTGAAAAGGCCCAGGAGTATTTAGAACAGGAAGAGGAGAAGAAACAGGCCGTCCTAGACAAGCTGGAAGCCCTTAAAGCTACTACTTTAACCGAAGCTCAGAGGCGCAAGGACCGGATTCAGAGCAAAGCCCAGGAACGTAAATCTCAAATTTTGAAACAGATTGAGGAGCTCCAGGCTGAACTTGTGCAGCTGCAAATCAAAACTGGGTCGGATATTAAGGATATTGACAAAGAGTGTGAGGTTGAGATTGCGAGGTTCCAGGAACAAGCTACTGCTGCCTTGGACAAGATCAAAGAACAGGCCGACATTTGCCGCAAACTCATTAAACAGAAACCTATAGACGTTTCTCCGCTAGAAGAACAAGCCCAGGATGCCGAACAAATGAAGGGCTATATTCCCATCTACAAAGATATGTTACGGGTGGAAAGGGAGTACAAGGAAGCTTTGGCCCGTGCCGAGTGGCTAAATCAAGCTGTACAGAAAGCAAGGGAACTGCCCGCACAACTTTTGGCAGATATACAGCTACCGGTTAAGGGCCTGGGCATTGACGCAGAGGGGAACGTCACTATTGATAAGCTCCCTATCCGCAATCTGTCGGACTCCCGGAAGATTCGCCTTGCTCTCGACATTGCCCGCGCTACCTGTGGCCCCCTCAAAGTTATCTGTTTGGACCGTTTTGAAAGCCTGGATCCTGTACGGCAGCAAATGGTCTATGACGAGATCAAGGATGATGAATACCAATACTTCATCACCGATATATCACGCGACTATGACGAAGAGGGTAATTACGTCGGGGAATTGAGGGTGGAAACGTTATGA
- the rnr gene encoding ribonuclease R: MITREELLEYMWHNSYKPMTADELIMQLEITEVAEFSAMLKAMEEKGEIILNRKGRYGIPQRMNLSVGRIQGHAKGFAFLIPDNPLEQDVFIKNEDLQGAMHNDRVIVRLHRHLEDGRKREGEVIRILQRANEQVVGTFESSKYFGFVVPDDKRLGMDIFIPKNETADARDGDKVVVQITRWPEPRRNPEGKVIEVLGHKNDPGTDILSIVRKYQLPEAFPEEVLAAAEKVPLTIAQEEIKGRRDLRHLPMVTIDGEDAKDLDDAVTLEILPNGNYYLGVHIADVGYYVKEGSVLDQEALKRGTSVYLVDRVIPMLPPRLSNGICSLNANEDRLAMTCFMEINHQGEVVSHEICQSVIRVKERMTYTNVRRILEEQDPCLLERYYEYVPIFETMRDLCHILRNKRLRRGAIDFDFPESKVKLDERGKPVEIIKRERSIAEMIIEEFMIAANETVAEHYYWLEVPFLYRVHEEPDLDDITELNEFLGAFGYHIKNNNRGEVSPRAFQQVVERVEGRPEERAVNTVMLRSMKHARYAPDALGHFGLAAEYYSHFTSPIRRYPDLAIHRVIREIQAHGHLSSTRHKKLAQLMAEYAEQSSLRERIAEDAERESVDLKKVEFMKNYVGETFDGYISGVTSFGFFVELPNSVEGLVHVSTLNDDYYQFVEKNLMLVGEHTRKVYKIGDPVKVVLTRVNIPERNIDFEIAPEEEPAFSRKSRLLDAKGKAGIIKGSR, translated from the coding sequence ATGATTACCAGAGAAGAATTGCTTGAATACATGTGGCACAACTCTTATAAACCCATGACTGCCGATGAGTTGATCATGCAGCTGGAAATTACTGAAGTGGCTGAATTTAGCGCTATGTTGAAAGCCATGGAGGAAAAAGGCGAGATTATACTTAACCGTAAAGGGCGTTACGGGATTCCCCAAAGGATGAACCTCAGTGTGGGGCGGATCCAGGGTCATGCTAAGGGTTTTGCTTTTCTCATTCCTGATAACCCCCTGGAACAGGATGTCTTTATTAAAAATGAAGACCTCCAGGGTGCTATGCACAATGACCGTGTCATTGTGCGTCTTCACCGTCATCTCGAAGACGGACGAAAAAGAGAAGGGGAAGTTATCCGGATCCTGCAGCGGGCCAATGAACAGGTGGTGGGTACCTTTGAAAGCAGCAAGTATTTCGGTTTTGTGGTTCCTGATGATAAGCGCCTGGGCATGGACATCTTTATTCCCAAAAACGAGACAGCAGATGCCCGTGACGGTGACAAAGTGGTGGTCCAGATTACCAGATGGCCCGAGCCCCGACGTAATCCTGAAGGAAAAGTAATAGAAGTTTTAGGGCATAAAAATGACCCGGGAACCGATATTTTATCCATAGTTCGTAAATACCAGCTTCCTGAGGCTTTCCCTGAGGAAGTTCTGGCCGCGGCGGAAAAAGTACCGTTGACCATTGCCCAAGAAGAAATTAAAGGGCGGCGCGATCTTCGTCATCTGCCCATGGTGACCATCGACGGCGAGGATGCCAAGGATTTAGATGATGCCGTTACCCTGGAGATATTGCCCAATGGGAATTACTATTTAGGGGTGCATATTGCCGATGTGGGTTACTATGTAAAAGAAGGAAGTGTGCTGGACCAGGAAGCACTAAAACGGGGGACCAGTGTATATCTGGTTGACCGTGTCATACCTATGCTGCCACCCCGGCTTTCCAACGGTATCTGCAGCCTCAACGCCAATGAAGACCGTTTGGCCATGACCTGTTTCATGGAAATTAACCATCAGGGTGAGGTTGTCAGTCACGAGATTTGCCAGTCCGTGATTCGGGTCAAAGAACGTATGACCTATACTAATGTGCGCAGAATCCTGGAAGAGCAGGATCCTTGTCTTTTGGAAAGATATTACGAATATGTGCCCATCTTTGAAACCATGCGTGACCTCTGCCATATTTTACGCAATAAGCGCCTGCGCAGGGGCGCTATCGATTTTGATTTCCCTGAAAGCAAGGTAAAGCTTGATGAACGGGGTAAACCTGTAGAAATCATTAAAAGAGAGCGCTCCATTGCCGAAATGATTATTGAGGAGTTTATGATTGCCGCCAATGAAACAGTGGCGGAACACTATTACTGGCTGGAAGTCCCTTTCCTCTACCGGGTCCATGAGGAACCTGATTTAGACGATATTACTGAGCTTAATGAATTTTTAGGTGCTTTTGGCTACCATATCAAAAACAATAACCGTGGGGAAGTCAGCCCCCGTGCTTTTCAACAGGTAGTGGAGAGGGTAGAAGGGAGACCGGAAGAAAGGGCTGTGAATACGGTGATGCTCCGCTCCATGAAACATGCCCGTTATGCTCCCGATGCCCTGGGTCATTTTGGCCTGGCCGCCGAATATTACTCTCACTTCACCTCTCCTATCCGGCGCTATCCTGACCTGGCCATCCACCGGGTTATCCGTGAAATCCAGGCTCATGGGCACCTTTCCAGTACCAGGCATAAAAAACTAGCCCAGCTAATGGCCGAATATGCCGAGCAGTCTTCTCTCCGGGAAAGGATTGCGGAAGATGCGGAGCGGGAATCTGTAGACCTCAAGAAAGTGGAGTTTATGAAAAACTATGTTGGGGAGACCTTTGACGGATACATTAGTGGAGTCACTTCATTCGGTTTCTTTGTAGAGCTCCCTAATTCCGTAGAAGGGCTGGTTCATGTGTCTACGTTAAACGATGACTATTACCAGTTTGTGGAGAAAAACCTCATGCTGGTGGGAGAACACACGAGAAAGGTTTACAAGATTGGTGATCCGGTGAAGGTTGTTCTGACGCGGGTAAATATCCCTGAACGCAATATTGATTTTGAAATTGCCCCGGAAGAAGAGCCGGCCTTCTCCCGGAAATCCCGCCTGCTTGACGCCAAAGGGAAAGCTGGTATAATTAAAGGTAGCAGGTAA
- a CDS encoding helix-turn-helix domain-containing protein, with the protein MVAFGERIRELREEKGLSQEELGKILKVAKSTISQYELGKRNPDPETLDNLANILDCSVDYLLGRTDERRPAEKVIEEAISDDAELLEFFQDLKQRDDLQLLFKQVKPLSQNTIKRIIKYIKMVEDEESQE; encoded by the coding sequence ATGGTTGCCTTTGGAGAAAGAATAAGAGAGTTAAGAGAAGAGAAAGGTCTAAGCCAAGAAGAGCTTGGGAAAATACTTAAAGTAGCGAAATCTACTATTTCTCAGTATGAGTTGGGGAAACGCAATCCAGATCCCGAAACATTAGATAACTTGGCTAATATCTTAGATTGCAGTGTAGATTACCTACTTGGTCGCACAGATGAACGCCGTCCAGCAGAAAAAGTCATCGAGGAAGCCATATCCGATGACGCGGAATTGCTTGAATTTTTCCAAGACCTAAAGCAGAGAGATGACCTTCAATTACTTTTCAAACAAGTTAAACCTCTTTCGCAGAACACAATCAAAAGAATAATTAAATACATAAAAATGGTTGAAGATGAAGAGTCGCAGGAATAA
- the smpB gene encoding SsrA-binding protein SmpB — MADAAVKVVTENRKARHDYFIEETYEAGIALTGTEVKSLRAGKANLKDSYARVENGEMFLFNMHISPYEQGNRFNVDPLRARKLLLHKGEINRLFGKVMQQGLTLVPLKVYFKRGRAKVEIALAKGKKLHDKRDAIAEKDARREMDRALRGKDKNSY; from the coding sequence ATGGCAGATGCAGCCGTAAAAGTCGTTACCGAAAACCGCAAAGCTCGCCACGACTACTTTATTGAAGAAACTTATGAGGCTGGTATTGCTTTAACCGGTACGGAAGTAAAATCGCTACGTGCCGGGAAAGCTAATCTCAAAGACAGCTATGCCCGAGTAGAAAACGGCGAGATGTTCTTATTCAATATGCACATCAGCCCTTATGAGCAGGGAAACCGCTTTAATGTGGATCCCCTCAGGGCGAGAAAACTCCTTCTCCACAAAGGTGAAATCAACCGCCTTTTCGGCAAAGTGATGCAGCAGGGTTTAACCCTGGTTCCTCTCAAGGTCTACTTCAAACGCGGCCGGGCCAAGGTAGAGATTGCCCTGGCTAAAGGTAAGAAACTTCACGACAAGCGCGATGCTATTGCCGAGAAGGACGCCCGGCGGGAAATGGATAGGGCCTTGCGGGGAAAGGATAAAAACAGTTATTAG
- a CDS encoding helix-turn-helix transcriptional regulator, producing the protein MTAKEVIDVLQNLRKLRKKAGFSQEEMAKLLGYKYASGYNQLETGKRKIDIETAKKISDILEHPIDEIFFEFDAVDMTTKVR; encoded by the coding sequence ATGACTGCTAAGGAGGTGATTGATGTGTTGCAAAACTTAAGAAAGTTACGCAAAAAAGCGGGTTTTTCTCAAGAAGAGATGGCTAAGCTACTCGGTTATAAATATGCCAGTGGATATAACCAACTTGAAACAGGGAAGAGAAAAATTGACATTGAAACTGCCAAAAAGATATCAGATATCCTCGAACACCCAATTGATGAAATTTTTTTTGAATTTGATGCAGTCGATATGACTACAAAAGTTAGATAA
- a CDS encoding HDIG domain-containing metalloprotein: MKREEALQVLGQYISNKNLLKHMYATEAVMGALAKHFGEDEAAFRMAGLMHDIDYDETKDDPARHSLVGGEILERLGFPENVVYAVKCHNEYHDLPRTTLMDKALYATDPLTGLIVAGALIHPEKKLAPIDVNFLVNRFYEKSFARGANREQIASCSELGLSLEEFIAIGLEAMKGIHKELGL; this comes from the coding sequence ATGAAGCGTGAAGAGGCATTGCAAGTGTTAGGCCAGTACATTTCCAATAAGAACCTTTTAAAGCACATGTATGCGACAGAAGCAGTCATGGGCGCCCTGGCCAAGCATTTTGGCGAAGATGAAGCAGCCTTTAGAATGGCTGGACTTATGCATGATATTGATTATGATGAGACAAAAGACGATCCGGCCCGCCACAGCCTGGTAGGAGGAGAAATTTTGGAGAGATTGGGTTTCCCGGAAAATGTAGTTTACGCCGTGAAATGTCACAACGAGTATCACGATCTGCCCCGGACAACCCTCATGGACAAAGCTTTATATGCTACGGATCCTTTAACCGGCCTTATTGTAGCGGGAGCATTAATTCATCCCGAGAAGAAACTTGCGCCTATTGATGTTAATTTTCTTGTCAACCGTTTTTACGAAAAGTCTTTTGCCCGCGGCGCCAATCGGGAACAAATTGCGTCGTGTTCTGAATTGGGTTTAAGCCTTGAAGAATTTATTGCCATTGGCCTGGAAGCCATGAAAGGTATTCATAAAGAACTGGGGTTATAA
- a CDS encoding YqaJ viral recombinase family protein codes for MSAIRIYNTLDMTKEQWLKARQEGIGASDIGAIAGLSKWRSAISVYFEKTSKVEEKEESIRLELGKYLEPFVRDKAEGELQKRLGRSVKIIRQNAIFGNTDLPEWARTQIDFKIIDPENPLGDGLLEVKTADRLLAGEWEEGEDGKDGKVPDDYFCQCQWEMGVMGLKYCWLVCLVGGYKLVYVYIPFDEQFFTVLLEIAENFWKNHVLAKEVPPPDGSEATNAVIKKLYPQENAGESVDMSDLYGLLEARAQVVEQLSLLEKQKEKMDQEIKLRIAAAEKGYTAEIDGHYYEVSYKTQKGRRSIDFDEFAKKEPVLYNQWVTQPTIRVLRITKKKGGK; via the coding sequence ATGAGTGCAATTAGGATATATAACACCCTGGACATGACTAAGGAACAATGGCTCAAAGCCCGGCAAGAGGGGATCGGGGCTTCCGATATTGGGGCCATAGCGGGTTTGAGTAAGTGGAGGTCTGCTATATCGGTATATTTTGAAAAGACTTCCAAGGTGGAAGAGAAAGAAGAATCTATCCGCTTGGAGCTTGGAAAGTACCTGGAGCCTTTTGTTCGGGATAAAGCCGAGGGAGAACTGCAAAAACGCCTGGGCCGTTCGGTGAAAATTATCCGGCAAAACGCTATCTTTGGAAATACGGATCTTCCCGAGTGGGCCAGGACACAAATTGACTTTAAGATTATTGACCCGGAGAACCCCCTGGGGGATGGTCTCCTGGAGGTCAAAACAGCCGATCGGCTCCTGGCCGGGGAGTGGGAGGAAGGAGAGGACGGGAAAGACGGTAAGGTTCCAGACGATTACTTCTGCCAGTGCCAGTGGGAAATGGGCGTGATGGGGCTCAAGTATTGCTGGCTAGTCTGTCTGGTCGGGGGGTACAAGCTGGTCTATGTGTACATACCTTTCGATGAGCAGTTTTTTACGGTTCTTCTGGAGATTGCGGAAAATTTCTGGAAGAATCATGTACTGGCCAAGGAAGTTCCGCCTCCTGACGGTTCAGAAGCTACCAATGCGGTAATTAAAAAACTCTATCCTCAGGAAAATGCCGGCGAATCTGTGGACATGTCGGATCTGTATGGACTTCTTGAAGCCAGGGCACAGGTTGTTGAACAGTTGAGTTTGTTGGAAAAACAAAAGGAGAAGATGGACCAGGAGATTAAGCTCAGGATAGCTGCGGCAGAGAAAGGCTATACCGCCGAAATTGACGGTCATTATTATGAGGTGAGTTATAAGACCCAAAAAGGTAGGCGTAGTATTGATTTTGATGAGTTTGCCAAGAAAGAGCCGGTTCTTTATAACCAATGGGTAACGCAACCCACTATCCGGGTGCTACGGATTACGAAGAAGAAGGGAGGGAAATAG
- a CDS encoding copper amine oxidase N-terminal domain-containing protein, whose product MFFKLKKVTWVFLILIIIINTIPINTVGASLEKVLLKKVMDTDYKAIIVRSNGEMYLIEYGVGVISLWLYEGRYIHIYSPGIFAGVGSKIMLLDKDREARIWNSEYIGQESSNNSSITTTPNSSIPQGENALDIIREREEEKKQPSEILVIINGELIDFRNKPIIENNRLLVPFREIGTALGAKIYWDDSTRTVSLELGEKRVVLFIDSKSALVDGKLVMMDVPARIINNATYIPLRFVGESLGVSVNWNPDLRRVAISK is encoded by the coding sequence ATGTTTTTTAAACTTAAAAAAGTTACATGGGTATTTCTTATTTTGATAATTATTATAAATACAATACCTATTAATACCGTCGGAGCTTCATTGGAAAAAGTATTGCTTAAAAAAGTAATGGATACTGACTATAAGGCTATTATTGTTCGTTCTAATGGAGAAATGTATTTAATTGAATATGGCGTTGGGGTTATATCACTATGGTTATACGAAGGAAGATATATACATATATATTCCCCCGGAATATTTGCAGGAGTTGGTTCAAAAATTATGCTGTTAGACAAGGATCGGGAAGCACGTATTTGGAATAGCGAATACATAGGTCAAGAAAGTAGTAATAATTCTTCAATAACAACAACGCCGAATAGTTCAATACCCCAAGGGGAAAACGCGCTCGATATTATCAGGGAAAGAGAAGAAGAAAAAAAGCAACCCTCCGAAATATTAGTAATTATTAATGGAGAACTGATCGATTTTAGAAATAAACCCATTATAGAAAACAATCGGCTTCTGGTTCCTTTTAGAGAAATTGGAACTGCTCTTGGGGCCAAAATATATTGGGATGATTCGACAAGAACCGTTTCTTTAGAATTGGGAGAAAAACGAGTTGTACTTTTTATTGATTCAAAATCTGCGCTTGTAGACGGCAAACTGGTAATGATGGACGTTCCAGCAAGAATTATAAATAATGCAACATATATTCCCCTAAGATTTGTTGGCGAATCGCTTGGCGTTAGCGTTAATTGGAACCCAGATTTAAGGAGAGTTGCAATAAGCAAATAA